One window of the Salvia miltiorrhiza cultivar Shanhuang (shh) chromosome 6, IMPLAD_Smil_shh, whole genome shotgun sequence genome contains the following:
- the LOC130988339 gene encoding 40S ribosomal protein S3a-like, protein MAVGKNKRISKGKKGGKKKAVDPFAKKEWYDIKAPSVFSNKNVGKTLITRTQGTKIASEGLKHRVVEASLADLQGDEDHAYRKIRLRVEDVQGKNVLTNFWGMDFTTDKLRSLVRKRQSLIESHVDVKTTDAYTLRMFCIAFTKKRVNQQKVTCYAKTSQVRQIRRKMREIMVNQAQSCSLKELVQKFIPESIGKEIEKATSSIYPLQNVYIRKVKILKAPKFDLGKLMEVHGDYTEDIGAKLDRPAEEPVAEPTEVVGA, encoded by the exons ATGGCCGTCgg CAAGAACAAGAGGATTTCAAAGGGAAAGAAGGGAGGCAAGAAGAAGGC TGTCGATCCATTTGCAAAGAAGGAGTGGTATGATATTAAAGCCCCTTCAGTGTTCAGCAACAAGAACGTTGgaaaaaccctaattactcGTACTCAGGGTACCAAG ATTGCGTCAGAAGGTCTCAAGCATCGTGTGGTTGAGGCGTCCCTGGCTGATCTTCAAGGTGATGAGGATCATGCTTACAGAAAGATCCGCTTGAGAGTTGAAGATGTTCAGGGAAAGAATGTTCTGACTAACTTTTGG GGTATGGACTTCACCACTGACAAGCTGAGATCACTTGTCAGAAAAAGGCAATCTCTTATTGAGAGCCACGTCGACGTCAAAACAACCGATGCCTACACTCTGCGGATGTTCTGCATCGCCTTCACAAAGAAGCGTGTGAACCAACAGAAGGTTACATGTTATGCAAAGACCAGCCAAGTTCGCCAG ATTCGGAGGAAGATGCGGGAGATCATGGTTAACCAGGCCCAGTCCTGCAGCCTGAAGGAGTTGGTGCAGAAATTTATTCCCGAGTCAATTGGGAAGGAAATTGAGAAGGCAACATCAAGCATCTACCCCTTGCAGAATGTTTATATTAGAAAAGTGAAAATCTTGAAAGCACCCAAATTTGACCTCGGCAAGTTAATGGAg GTGCACGGTGACTATACCGAAGATATTGGTGCGAAGTTGGATAGGCCTGCTGAAGAGCCGGTTGCTGAGCCAACTGAAGTTGTTGGTGCCTGA